A section of the Triticum dicoccoides isolate Atlit2015 ecotype Zavitan chromosome 7A, WEW_v2.0, whole genome shotgun sequence genome encodes:
- the LOC119327786 gene encoding cortical cell-delineating protein-like, with protein sequence MAPSKLALFLALNLILLAAVQGCGPNCPPVVPIPPIRPPPVVPSTGGGSCPINTLKLGVCANVLTLLKLRIGVPANEQCCPLLGGLADLDAAVCLCTAIRANILGIKLDVPIDLTLLLNQCGKKCPANFTCPI encoded by the coding sequence ATGGCGCCGTCTAAGCTCGCCCTCTTCCTCGCTCTGAACCTGATCCTCCTCGCCGCCGTACAGGGCTGCGGGCCCAACTGCCCGCCTGTCGTTCCTATCCCGCCGATCCGCCCACCGCCTGTCGTGCCATCGACTGGCGGGGGCAGCTGCCCGATCAACACGCTGAAGCTGGGCGTGTGCGCCAACGTGCTGACCCTGCTGAAGCTCAGGATCGGTGTGCCGGCGAACGAGCAGTGTTGCCCGCTCCTGGGCGGGCTCGCCGACCTCGACGCCGCTGTGTGCCTCTGCACCGCCATCAGGGCCAACATCCTCGGCATCAAGCTCGACGTCCCCATTGACCTGACCCTTCTCCTCAACCAGTGCGGCAAAAAGTGCCCCGCGAACTTCACCTGCCCCATCTGA